One genomic window of Ilyobacter polytropus DSM 2926 includes the following:
- the fabD gene encoding ACP S-malonyltransferase, translating to MSKIAFVFPGQGAQYVGMGKDLYENNEIAKKYFDEIFENMEIDLKRVMFEGPEEDLKQTKYTQPAIVAMSLVLAKLMEEKGIKADYVAGHSVGEYAALGSGGYLSLEDAVKLTAFRGDTMNTVSQEVNGTMAAIIGMEAAKIEEVLAGVDGVVEAVNFNEPGQTVIAGSVAAIEKACEALKAAGARRALILSVSGPFHSSLMKPAGEKLKAEVENYEFKTGTAKLVANTTAEVTTDAEEIKKELYDQTFGPVRWVETVEKLKSEGVEKIYEIGPGKVLKGLIRKIDKTLVVENIEKLEDLA from the coding sequence ATGTCTAAAATTGCATTTGTTTTCCCTGGACAAGGAGCTCAATACGTTGGCATGGGAAAAGATTTATATGAAAACAATGAAATAGCTAAAAAGTATTTTGATGAGATTTTTGAGAATATGGAAATTGATCTTAAAAGAGTTATGTTTGAAGGACCTGAAGAGGATTTGAAACAGACTAAATATACTCAGCCTGCTATTGTGGCTATGAGTCTTGTTCTTGCTAAATTGATGGAAGAAAAAGGGATTAAAGCTGACTATGTAGCTGGACATTCAGTAGGAGAATACGCTGCTCTAGGATCTGGAGGATACCTCTCTCTAGAGGATGCCGTAAAACTAACTGCATTCAGAGGAGATACTATGAATACAGTTTCTCAGGAAGTTAACGGTACTATGGCTGCAATTATAGGAATGGAAGCAGCTAAAATCGAAGAAGTTTTAGCAGGGGTTGACGGCGTGGTAGAAGCTGTAAACTTTAACGAACCTGGACAGACAGTTATAGCCGGTTCGGTAGCTGCTATTGAAAAGGCTTGTGAAGCACTAAAAGCTGCAGGAGCAAGAAGAGCATTAATACTTTCTGTATCTGGACCTTTCCATTCTTCACTTATGAAGCCAGCTGGAGAAAAACTTAAAGCTGAAGTTGAAAATTACGAATTCAAAACAGGAACAGCAAAGCTTGTAGCAAATACAACTGCAGAAGTTACAACTGATGCAGAAGAGATCAAAAAAGAGCTTTATGACCAGACTTTTGGACCTGTAAGATGGGTTGAAACTGTAGAGAAGCTAAAATCTGAGGGAGTTGAAAAGATCTATGAAATAGGTCCTGGGAAAGTTCTCAAAGGGCTTATCAGAAAAATAGACAAGACCTTAGTGGTTGAAAATATAGAAAAATTAGAAGACCTAGCATAA
- a CDS encoding beta-ketoacyl-ACP synthase III: MNVKSAGILGMGIYVPEKIMTNLDFEKELDTSDEWIKSRTGIEERRFVADDQATSDLASEASKKALESAGMKPEDIDMVILATCTPDYLIQNTACIVQKKIGAVNAAAFDIQAACSGFVYGLTIASGMIKAGMYKKILVIGAEALSRVVDMQDRNTCILFGDGAAAAVVGEVEEGYGILSSYIKSEGEDDEILRMPAGGTKRPATIEEVENRETFLKMKGQDVFKFAVQALPKATREALKLAGKETTDLHMVFPHQANKRIIESAAKRLKIPVDKFYINLNKFGNTSAASIGLALGEALEKGLVKKGDVIALTGFGAGLTYGSAVIKWAY; this comes from the coding sequence ATGAATGTAAAAAGTGCAGGAATATTAGGTATGGGTATTTATGTTCCTGAAAAAATTATGACCAACCTTGATTTTGAAAAAGAGTTGGACACAAGTGATGAATGGATAAAAAGTAGAACAGGTATAGAGGAAAGAAGATTTGTAGCTGACGACCAAGCAACTTCGGACCTAGCTTCCGAAGCTTCCAAGAAAGCCTTAGAATCAGCTGGGATGAAACCTGAAGATATTGATATGGTTATACTTGCAACTTGTACTCCAGATTATCTGATACAAAATACTGCTTGTATAGTACAAAAAAAAATAGGAGCAGTTAATGCAGCTGCCTTTGATATCCAAGCTGCGTGCAGTGGGTTCGTATATGGGCTCACAATAGCGTCTGGAATGATAAAGGCTGGAATGTATAAGAAAATACTTGTGATAGGTGCAGAAGCCCTCTCAAGAGTTGTAGATATGCAAGACAGAAATACTTGTATACTTTTCGGAGACGGTGCAGCAGCAGCAGTTGTAGGAGAAGTAGAAGAGGGGTATGGTATTCTTTCTAGCTACATAAAATCTGAAGGTGAAGACGATGAAATCTTGAGAATGCCTGCTGGAGGAACTAAGAGGCCGGCAACAATTGAAGAGGTTGAAAATAGAGAAACTTTCTTAAAAATGAAAGGTCAAGACGTATTTAAGTTTGCAGTTCAAGCACTTCCCAAAGCTACACGTGAGGCACTTAAACTTGCAGGCAAAGAGACTACCGATCTTCATATGGTATTCCCACACCAGGCAAACAAAAGAATTATAGAGTCTGCCGCAAAAAGATTGAAAATTCCAGTAGATAAATTTTATATAAACCTAAATAAATTTGGAAATACATCTGCAGCTTCTATCGGACTGGCTTTAGGAGAAGCTCTAGAGAAAGGTCTTGTAAAGAAGGGAGACGTTATAGCCCTCACAGGATTTGGAGCTGGTCTTACATATGGTTCTGCAGTTATAAAGTGGGCTTATTAA